In Syngnathus acus chromosome 21, fSynAcu1.2, whole genome shotgun sequence, one genomic interval encodes:
- the rbm44 gene encoding RNA-binding protein 44, which produces MAGIPFTKHSSALTQTEELLTADKSVLTEMHIPDLDDAIKEFTELKEAQKMRSKQEKSQHHHQGKECECVGRVQKAELSVLALQYHMHRQYCSNGHLPGKSSANIMAVLKKLELDYTKMREEVLAGIPLDQLQPLTVDCDECLAERKAKMDCGKGAWKELNTGAVWDDAEENLDPALIPAELKEQSGEMSDVNTELAKEMTTGLGLLYVANNVTKKSFSIRSTPTAKITVVSLQYGTMAAFDTLMAELTHFHPCVPRRSIVDALEELWDIYQSDLWPLPLTTIRQMASDLLTRPANVTPP; this is translated from the exons ATGGCGGGCATACCATTCACCAAGCACTCATCGGCCCTCACCCAAACCGAAGAGCTGCTCACAGCCGACAAGAGCGTGCTTACCGAGATGCACATACCTGATCTGGATGATGCCATTAAG GAATTTACCGAACTTAAGGAAGCCCAGAAAATGAGAAGTAAACAAGAGAAGAG TCAGCATCACCACCAGGGAAAGGAATGCGAATGTGTGGGACGTGTTCAGAAGGCGGAGCTGAGTGTGCTGGCCCTGCAGTACCACATGCACCGACAGTACTGCAGCAATGGTCATCT GCCAGGTAAATCTTCAGCCAATATTATGGCTGTTCTAAAAAAACTGGAATTGGACTATACTAAGATGAGAGAGGAGGTCCTGGCAGGGATTCCTTTGGATCAGCTTCAGCCTTTGACAGTAGATTGTGATGAG TGTTTGGCTGAAAGAAAGGCCAAGATGGACTGCGGCAAGG GTgcgtggaaagagctgaacaCGGGAGCGGTGTGGGACGATGCTGAGGAAAATCTTGATCCAGCCTTGATACCTGCTGAGTTGAAAGAGCAATCAGGGGAGATGTCAGATG TTAACACAGAATTGGCCAAGGAAATGACTACTGGACTTGGTTTGCTTTACGTAGCCAACAATGTGACTAAG AAAAGTTTCAGCATCAGGAGCACACCCACAGCAAAGATAACAGTGGTGTCCCTGCAATATGGCACAATGGCGGCATTCGACACCCTGATGGCTGAGCTGACGCACTTCCACCCCTGCGTGCCGAGGCGGAGCATTGTGGATGCTTTGGAGGAGCTGTGGGACATTTACCAAAGTGACCTCTGGCCTCTGCCCCTCACCACTATCAGGCAAATGGCATCCGACCTCCTTACCAGGCCAGCGAATGTGACACCACCTTAA
- the itgb5 gene encoding integrin beta-5: MWSPVTRVWRVAACCLLLHTFLHISEGLNLCMSGSASSCEECLLIHPSCAWCAQEDFGRGRTLTSRCDFVQNLHKRGCESRFVESPTNSITVQKNMPLSSKGSGLTQQDVVQIRPQSISLSLRPGEQTWFGIQVRQVEDYPVDLYYLMDLSLSMKDDLDTIRNLGTKLALEMGKLTSNFRLGFGSFVDKNMSPFSYTAPKYQENPCNGYKLFPNCVPTFGFRHILSLTDKVDRFNEEVQKQMVSRNRDAPEGGFDAILQAAVCKEEIGWRKEAYHLLVFATDDVPHLALDGRLGGIVQPHDGRCHLDDNNEYSASTRLDYPSLALLGEKLAENNIFLIFAVTKRLYVIYKNFTALIPGTTVEILDQDSKNVIQLIVAAYNNIRSKVELTVWDQPEDLSLSFTATCQDGEPLPGLRKCADLKIGDTVSFNVSVEARSCPPRGTDHSFTIKPVGFKDRLQVGIEYQCECGCTRSAQINSTICSSIGTYKCGSCQCEPGYLGARCECQEGEASSIHLGACREAEGKQLCSGRGECSCNQCLCYESEFGKIYGSFCQCDDFSCARHKGILCSGHGECHCGECKCHAGYIGDNCNCSTEMASCIADNGQMCSGRGNCVCGRCQCTHPGAFGDTCEKCPTCPDACDTKRECIECRLFNSGKLSDNQTCQRLCKDEIITVETLKTDEPGAVLCLYKTDNDCVMKFTYLEHDSGQSVLTALTEPECGGGPDALMVLLAVVGSILLVGLVLLGVWKLVITIHDRQEFSRFQNARSRARYEMASNPLYKQPASSSFGETDMFDKPYNGGVH; the protein is encoded by the exons ATGTGGAGCCCGGTGACACGCGTGTGGAGAGTTGCTGCGTGCTGCTTGCTGTTGCACACATTCCTGCACATTTCCGAAG GTCTTAATTTGTGTATGAGTGGCAGCGCAAGTTCCTGTGAAGAATGCCTCCTGATTCACCCCAGTTGCGCCTGGTGCGCACAAgag GATTTTGGGAGGGGGCGCACCCTGACGTCACGCTGTGATTTTGTTCAAAACCTACACAAGAGGGGTTGCGAGAGCCGCTTTGTCGAATCCCCGACTAATAGCATCACGGTGCAGAAGAACATGCCGCTGAGCTCCAAGGGGTCTGGTTTGACCCAGCAGGACGTGGTCCAGATTAGACCTCAGAGTATCTCACTCAGTTTACGACCAG GAGAGCAGACATGGTTTGGGATCCAGGTGCGCCAGGTGGAGGACTACCCAGTGGACCTGTACTACCTGATGGATCTCTCGCTTTCCATGAAGGATGACCTGGACACCATTCGGAACCTGGGCACTAAGCTGGCCCTGGAGATGGGCAAGCTCACCAGTAACTTCCGTCTTGGCTTCGGCTCCTTTGTGGACAAGAACATGTCGCCTTTCTCCTACACGGCGCCCAAGTATCAGGAGAATCCATGCAATGG GTACAAACTGTTCCCAAACTGCGTGCCCACGTTCGGTTTCCGTCACATCTTGTCTCTGACGGACAAAGTGGACCGCTTCAATGAGGAGGTGCAGAAGCAGATGGTCTCCCGCAACCGGGACGCGCCCGAGGGCGGGTTTGACGCTATTCTGCAGGCGGCGGTTTGCAAG GAGGAGATTGGCTGGAGGAAGGAGGCGTACCACTTGCTAGTGTTCGCCACCGACGACGTGCCTCACCTGGCCCTGGACGGCCGTCTAGGTGGCATCGTGCAGCCTCATGACGGCCGTTGTCACCTGGATGACAACAATGAGTACAGTGCCTCCACTCGCTTG GATTATCCCTCTCTGGCACTTCTGGGCGAGAAACTGgcagaaaacaacattttcctCATATTTGCTGTCACTAAGCGATTATATGTCATTTATAAG AATTTCACGGCACTCATACCGGGAACGACAGTGGAGATTCTTGACCAAGACTCAAAAAACGTCATCCAGCTCATCGTTGCAGCCTACAAT AACATCCGCTCCAAAGTGGAGCTGACAGTGTGGGACCAGCCCGAGGACCTCAGCCTCTCCTTCACCGCCACTTGCCAGGATGGCGAGCCACTACCCGGCCTCAGGAAGTGCGCCGACTTAAAAATTGGCGACACG GTGTCATTCAACGTGAGCGTGGAGGCGAGAAGTTGTCCTCCTCGCGGCACCGACCACAGTTTCACAATTAAGCCGGTGGGCTTTAAGGACCGCCTGCAGGTTGGCATCGAGTACCAGTGTGAATGCGGCTGCACCCGGTCGGCGCAAATCAACAGCACCATCTGCAGCTCCATTG GCACGTACAAGTGTGGGAGCTGCCAATGCGAGCCGGGCTACCTTGGTGCCCGCTGCGAGTgccaggagggggaagcaagCAGCATCCACCTGGGCGCCTGCCGAGAGGCCGAGGGCAAGCAGTTGTGCAGCGGGCGCGGCGAGTGCAGCTGCAACCAGTGCCTGTGCTACGAATCCGAATTCGGCAAAATCTACGGCAGCTTCTGCCAGTGTGACGACTTCTCGTGCGCCCGGCACAAAGGCATTCTTTGCTCAG GTCACGGCGAGTGCCACTGCGGCGAGTGCAAGTGCCACGCCGGCTACATCGGGGACAACTGCAACTGCTCCACAGAGATGGCGTCGTGCATCGCCGACAACGGGCAGATGTGCAGCGGGCGCGGCAACTGCGTTTGCGGACGTTGCCAATGCACGCACCCCGGCGCTTTTGGGGACACGTGCGAAAAGTGCCCCACCTGCCCCGACGCCTGCGACACCAAAAG AGAATGCATCGAGTGCCGGCTTTTCAACTCGGGAAAACTCTCAGACAACCAGACTTGCCAGCGTCTGTGCAAGGATGAAATCATCACAGTGGAGACTCTCA AAACGGACGAACCAGGTGCCGTGCTGTGCCTCTACAAGACTGACAACGACTGCGTGATGAAGTTCACATACTTGGAACATGACAGTGGACAGTCCGTTCTCACCGCCCTGACGGAACCAG AATGCGGTGGAGGTCCAGACGCCCTCATGGTCCTGCTGGCAGTGGTGGGAAGCATCCTTCTAGTCGGACTGGTGCTTCTCGGCGTCTGGAAACTGGTCATCACCATCCACGACCGGCAGGAGTTTTCACGCTTCCAGAACGCTCGCTCGCGTGCACGATATGAGATG GCATCCAACCCGCTTTACAAGCAGCCTGCCTCATCCAGTTTTGGTGAGACAGACATGTTCGACAAGCCCTACAATGGAGGGGTCCACTGA